One genomic window of Ziziphus jujuba cultivar Dongzao chromosome 4, ASM3175591v1 includes the following:
- the LOC107415753 gene encoding probable manganese-transporting ATPase PDR2 isoform X2, whose protein sequence is MSRFHVGGKVVERVDLLRKKHWAWRLDVWPFGILYAVWLATIVPSIDIVDAAIVLGGFVALHILVRLFTVWSVDFKCLVQYAKVNDIHQADVCKVTPAKFSGSKEVVPLYFRKLADSSGLTDTEEIYFDFRKQRFIYSKEKNTFCKLPYPTKETFAYYLKCTGHGSEAKVVSAMEKWGRNVFEYPQPTFQKLMKENCMEPFFVFQVFCVGLWCLDEYWYYSLFTLFMLFMFEATMAKSRLKTLTELRRVRVDNQTLMVHRCGKWVKLSGTELLPGDVVSIGRSSGQHGEDKSVPADMLLLAGSAIVNEAILTGESTPQWKVSVMGKGSEEKLSAKRDKSHVLFGGTKVLQHTQDKSFPLKAPDGGCVAVVLRTGFETSQGKLMRTIFFSTERVTANSWESGLFILFLVIFAIIAAGYVLKKGLEDPTRSKYKLFLSCSLIITSVIPPELPMELSIAVNTSLIALARRGIYCTEPFRIPFAGKVGDPLEKAALKGIDWTYKSDEKAMPKRGGGSAVQIIQRHHFASHLKRMAVVVRIEEEFFAFVKGAPETIEHRLTDIPSSYVETYKKYTRQGSRVLALAFKSLPDMTVSEARSLDRDLVENGLTFAGFAVFNCPIRPDSAAVLSELKGSSHDLVMITGDQALTACHVASQVHIVSKPALILGPATNGQGYEWISPDEKERIHFSEKEVEALSETHDLCIGGDCFEMLQQTNAVLRVIPYVKVFARVAPEQKELIMTTFKTVGRGTLMCGDGTNDVGALKQAHVGVALLNAVPPTQTGNSSSEASKDESTKSGKSKKSKLASEAAGKSYSHGGEGSSKGKVATRSDSTNQSAANRHLTAAEMQRQKLKKLMDELNEEGDSRAAPVVKLGDASMASPFTAKHASVSPTTDIIRQGRSTLVTTLQMFKILGLNCLATAYVLSVMNLDGVKLGDIQATISGVFTAAFFLFISHARPLPTLSAARPHPNVFCSYVLLSLLGQFAIHLFFLISSVKEAEKYMPDECIEPDSDFHPNLVNTVSYMVSMMLQVATFAVNYMGHPFNQSIPENKPFLYALLAAVGFFTVITSDLLRDLNDSLKLVPLPVELRNKLIVWAFIMFISCYSWERLLRLAFPGRIPAWKKRQRTAAANLAKKKRI, encoded by the exons TTGGCAGATTCATCAGGCCTAACAGATACAGAAGAGATTTACTTTGATTTTAGAAAGCAGCGCTTCATTTATTCAAAGGAGAAAAACACCTTTTGCAAGCTTCCTTACCCTACGAAGGAAACATTTGCATACTACCTGAAATGCACTGGCCATGGCTCTGAAGCTAAAGTTGTTTCTGCAATGGAAAAATGGGGACGAAATGT ATTTGAATATCCACAACCTACGTTCCAGAAATTAATGAAAGAAAACTGCATGGAACCCTTCTTTGTATTTCAG GTGTTTTGCGTGGGACTCTGGTGTTTGGATGAATATTGGTATTACAGTTTGTTCACGCTTTTCATGTTGTTTATGTTCGAGGCGACAATGGCAAAAAGTAGGTTAAAGACTCTAACTGAGCTGAGACGCGTTAGAGTAGATAACCAGACCCTAATGGTGCATCGTTGTGGGAA GTGGGTGAAACTCTCTGGTACTGAACTTTTGCCTGGGGACGTTGTTTCAATTGGACGCTCTTCTGGTCAGCATGGAGAAGATAAGTCTGTACCTGCAGACATGCTCTTGTTGGCTGGAAGTGCTATTGTTAATGAAGCCATTCTCACAGGCGAGTCTACACCCCAATGGAAG GTTTCAGTCATGGgtaaaggaagtgaagagaaacTATCGGCAAAGAGAGATAAAAGCCATGTTTTATTTGGTGGGACAAAAGTATTGCAGCATACTCAGGATAAG AGCTTTCCTCTAAAAGCTCCTGATGGTGGCTGTGTGGCTGTTGTTCTAAGAACTGGATTTGAAACAAGTCAAGGGAAACTGATgcgaacaatttttttttctacagaGAGG GTTACTGCTAATAGCTGGGAAAGTGgacttttcattttattcttaGTTATATTTGCAATTATAGCTGCTGGATATGTTctaaaaaag GGCCTGGAAGATCCCACTAGAAGCAAGTACAAACTTTTTCTTAGTTGTTCACTCATCATTACATCTGTGATTCCTCCTGAGCTGCCAATGGAATTATCTATAGCTGTGAATACATCTCTGATTGCACTGGCACGGCGAGGAATATATTGTACTGAACCTTTTCGTATTCCTTTTGCTGGGAAG GTTGGTGATCCTCTAGAAAAGGCTGCGCTGAAAGGAATAGACTGGACATATAAATCTGATGAGAAAGCCATGCCAAAGAG GGGGGGTGGCAGTGCTGTTCAGATTATTCAGAGACACCACTTTGCTTCCCATTTGAAAAGAATGGCAGTTGTTGTTCGCATTGAGGAGGAATTTTTTGCTTTTGTGAAG GGTGCTCCAGAAACTATTGAGCATAGGCTCACTGATATACCATCATCATATGTGGAGACTTACAAGAAATATACACGACAAGGATCACGGGTTCTGGCACTTGCTTTCAAGTCCCTTCCAGATATGACA GTTAGCGAAGCCAGAAGCTTGGATAGGGATCTAGTGGAGAATGGCCTTACATTTGCTGGTTTTGCG GTATTCAACTGTCCTATAAGACCAGATTCAGCAGCTGTCCTATCTGAACTGAAAGGATCATCTCATGACTTG GTGATGATTACTGGGGACCAAGCTCTGACTGCTTGCCATGTTGCTAGCCAAGTTCATATTGTATCAAAACCAGCTTTGATTCTTGGTCCAGCAACGAATGGTCAAGGATATGAGTGGATATCACCAGATGAGAAGGAAAGGATCCATTTCAG TGAGAAAGAGGTTGAAGCTTTATCAGAGACGCATGATCTATGTATTGGAGGTGACTGCTTTGAAATGTTACAACAGACAAATGCTGTTCTACGGGTCATTCCATACGTGaag GTTTTTGCAAGAGTTGCTCCTGAACAAAAAGAACTCATCATGACCACTTTTAAAACCGTGGGAAGGGGAACTTTGATGTGTGGTGATGGAACTAATGATGTTGGAGCTCTGAAGCAG GCTCATGTGGGAGTTGCCCTGTTGAATGCGGTGCCTCCTACTCAAACTGGAAACTCTTCTTCAGAAGCATCTAAAGATGAAAGTACCAAGTCTGGCAAATCTAAGAAATCAAAACTTGCATCCGAAGCAGCGGGAAAATCTTATAGCCACGGTGGAGAAGGCTCTTCGAAAGGCAAAGTTGCTACAAGATCTGATTCTACCAACCAATCTGCTGCTAATCGCCACTTGACAGCTGCAGAGATGCAACGCCAGAAGCTAAAGAAACTTATGGATGAGCTGAATGAGGAAGGTGATAGTCGTGCAGCACCCGTTGTCAAGCTTGGTGATGCTTCCATGGCATCACCCTTCACAGCAAAGCATGCATCAGTTTCCCCAACCACTGACATAATTCGTCAAGGCCGCAGTACTCTAGTGACTACCCTCCAGATGTTCAAAATTCTTGGCCTTAACTGCCTTGCCACAGCATATGTGTTGAGTGTCATGAATTTGGATGGAGTCAAACTTGGGGACATCCAGGCTACAATCAGTGGTGTATTTACAGCAGCCTTCTTCCTATTTATTTCGCATGCCCGACCACTCCCAACCCTTTCAGCTGCTCGTCCTCACCCTAATGTCTTTTGCTCGTATGTCTTGCTCTCTCTCTTAGGACAATTTGCTATCCATCTGTTTTTCTTAATCTCGTCGGTAAAAGAGGCAGAAAAATACATGCCTGACGAATGCATCGAGCCAGACTCAGATTTTCATCCCAACCTGGTGAATACGGTTTCATACATGGTGAGCATGATGCTTCAGGTGGCCACCTTTGCTGTGAACTACATGGGGCATCCATTTAACCAGAGCATACCAGAAAACAAGCCATTCTTGTATGCCCTCTTGGCAGCTGTTGGGTTCTTCACGGTTATAACTTCTGATCTGTTGAGAGACTTGAATGATTCATTGAAGTTGGTTCCATTGCCGGTAGAATTGAGAAATAAGCTAATAGTATGGGCTTTCATCATGTTTATTAGCTGTTACTCGTGGGAGAGGTTATTGCGGTTGGCATTCCCAGGGAGAATCCCAGCATGGAAGAAGCGTCAACGCACCGCCGCAGCTAATTTAGCGAAGAAGAAACGAATCTGA
- the LOC125420183 gene encoding probable manganese-transporting ATPase PDR2 — protein sequence MPKRGGGSAVQIIQRHHFASHLKRMAVVVRIEEEFFAFVKGAPETIEHRLTDIPSSYVETYKKYTRQGSRVLALAFKSLPDMTVSEARSLDRDLVENGLTFAGFAVFNCPIRPDSAAVLSELKGSSHDLVMITGDQALTACHVASQVHIVSKPALILGPATNGQGYEWISPDEKERIHFSEKEVEALSETHDLCIGGDCFEMLQQTNAVLRVIPYVKVFARVAPEQKELIMTTFKTVGRGTLMCGDGTNDVGALKQAHVGVALLNAVPPTQTGNSSSEASKDESTKSGKSKKSKLASEAAGKSYSHGGEGSSKGKVATRSDSTNQSAANRHLTAAEMQRQKLKKLMDELNEEGDSRAAPVVKLGDASMASPFTAKHASVSPTTDIIRQGRSTLVTTLQMFKILGLNCLATAYVLSVMNLDGVKLGDIQATISGVFTAAFFLFISHARPLPTLSAARPHPNVFCSYVLLSLLGQFAIHLFFLISSVKEAEKYMPDECIEPDSDFHPNLVNTVSYMVSMMLQVATFAVNYMGHPFNQSIPENKPFLYALLAAVGFFTVITSDLLRDLNDSLKLVPLPVELRNKLIVWAFIMFISCYSWERLLRLAFPGRIPAWKKRQRTAAANLAKKKRI from the exons ATGCCAAAGAG GGGGGGTGGCAGTGCTGTTCAGATTATTCAGAGACACCACTTTGCTTCCCATTTGAAAAGAATGGCAGTTGTTGTTCGCATTGAGGAGGAATTTTTTGCTTTTGTGAAG GGTGCTCCAGAAACTATTGAGCATAGGCTCACTGATATACCATCATCATATGTGGAGACTTACAAGAAATATACACGACAAGGATCACGGGTTCTGGCACTTGCTTTCAAGTCCCTTCCAGATATGACA GTTAGCGAAGCCAGAAGCTTGGATAGGGATCTAGTGGAGAATGGCCTTACATTTGCTGGTTTTGCG GTATTCAACTGTCCTATAAGACCAGATTCAGCAGCTGTCCTATCTGAACTGAAAGGATCATCTCATGACTTG GTGATGATTACTGGGGACCAAGCTCTGACTGCTTGCCATGTTGCTAGCCAAGTTCATATTGTATCAAAACCAGCTTTGATTCTTGGTCCAGCAACGAATGGTCAAGGATATGAGTGGATATCACCAGATGAGAAGGAAAGGATCCATTTCAG TGAGAAAGAGGTTGAAGCTTTATCAGAGACGCATGATCTATGTATTGGAGGTGACTGCTTTGAAATGTTACAACAGACAAATGCTGTTCTACGGGTCATTCCATACGTGaag GTTTTTGCAAGAGTTGCTCCTGAACAAAAAGAACTCATCATGACCACTTTTAAAACCGTGGGAAGGGGAACTTTGATGTGTGGTGATGGAACTAATGATGTTGGAGCTCTGAAGCAG GCTCATGTGGGAGTTGCCCTGTTGAATGCGGTGCCTCCTACTCAAACTGGAAACTCTTCTTCAGAAGCATCTAAAGATGAAAGTACCAAGTCTGGCAAATCTAAGAAATCAAAACTTGCATCCGAAGCAGCGGGAAAATCTTATAGCCACGGTGGAGAAGGCTCTTCGAAAGGCAAAGTTGCTACAAGATCTGATTCTACCAACCAATCTGCTGCTAATCGCCACTTGACAGCTGCAGAGATGCAACGCCAGAAGCTAAAGAAACTTATGGATGAGCTGAATGAGGAAGGTGATAGTCGTGCAGCACCCGTTGTCAAGCTTGGTGATGCTTCCATGGCATCACCCTTCACAGCAAAGCATGCATCAGTTTCCCCAACCACTGACATAATTCGTCAAGGCCGCAGTACTCTAGTGACTACCCTCCAGATGTTCAAAATTCTTGGCCTTAACTGCCTTGCCACAGCATATGTGTTGAGTGTCATGAATTTGGATGGAGTCAAACTTGGGGACATCCAGGCTACAATCAGTGGTGTATTTACAGCAGCCTTCTTCCTATTTATTTCGCATGCCCGACCACTCCCAACCCTTTCAGCTGCTCGTCCTCACCCTAATGTCTTTTGCTCGTATGTCTTGCTCTCTCTCTTAGGACAATTTGCTATCCATCTGTTTTTCTTAATCTCGTCGGTAAAAGAGGCAGAAAAATACATGCCTGACGAATGCATCGAGCCAGACTCAGATTTTCATCCCAACCTGGTGAATACGGTTTCATACATGGTGAGCATGATGCTTCAGGTGGCCACCTTTGCTGTGAACTACATGGGGCATCCATTTAACCAGAGCATACCAGAAAACAAGCCATTCTTGTATGCCCTCTTGGCAGCTGTTGGGTTCTTCACGGTTATAACTTCTGATCTGTTGAGAGACTTGAATGATTCATTGAAGTTGGTTCCATTGCCGGTAGAATTGAGAAATAAGCTAATAGTATGGGCTTTCATCATGTTTATTAGCTGTTACTCGTGGGAGAGGTTATTGCGGTTGGCATTCCCAGGGAGAATCCCAGCATGGAAGAAGCGTCAACGCACCGCCGCAGCTAATTTAGCGAAGAAGAAACGAATCTGA
- the LOC107415753 gene encoding probable manganese-transporting ATPase PDR2 isoform X1 encodes MSRFHVGGKVVERVDLLRKKHWAWRLDVWPFGILYAVWLATIVPSIDIVDAAIVLGGFVALHILVRLFTVWSVDFKCLVQYAKVNDIHQADVCKVTPAKFSGSKEVVPLYFRKLADSSGLTDTEEIYFDFRKQRFIYSKEKNTFCKLPYPTKETFAYYLKCTGHGSEAKVVSAMEKWGRNVFEYPQPTFQKLMKENCMEPFFVFQVFCVGLWCLDEYWYYSLFTLFMLFMFEATMAKSRLKTLTELRRVRVDNQTLMVHRCGKWVKLSGTELLPGDVVSIGRSSGQHGEDKSVPADMLLLAGSAIVNEAILTGESTPQWKVSVMGKGSEEKLSAKRDKSHVLFGGTKVLQHTQDKSFPLKAPDGGCVAVVLRTGFETSQGKLMRTIFFSTERVTANSWESGLFILFLVIFAIIAAGYVLKKGLEDPTRSKYKLFLSCSLIITSVIPPELPMELSIAVNTSLIALARRGIYCTEPFRIPFAGKVDICCFDKTGTLTSDDMEFHGIVGLTGNTDIESDTTKLPVRTVEILASCHALVFVDNKLVGDPLEKAALKGIDWTYKSDEKAMPKRGGGSAVQIIQRHHFASHLKRMAVVVRIEEEFFAFVKGAPETIEHRLTDIPSSYVETYKKYTRQGSRVLALAFKSLPDMTVSEARSLDRDLVENGLTFAGFAVFNCPIRPDSAAVLSELKGSSHDLVMITGDQALTACHVASQVHIVSKPALILGPATNGQGYEWISPDEKERIHFSEKEVEALSETHDLCIGGDCFEMLQQTNAVLRVIPYVKVFARVAPEQKELIMTTFKTVGRGTLMCGDGTNDVGALKQAHVGVALLNAVPPTQTGNSSSEASKDESTKSGKSKKSKLASEAAGKSYSHGGEGSSKGKVATRSDSTNQSAANRHLTAAEMQRQKLKKLMDELNEEGDSRAAPVVKLGDASMASPFTAKHASVSPTTDIIRQGRSTLVTTLQMFKILGLNCLATAYVLSVMNLDGVKLGDIQATISGVFTAAFFLFISHARPLPTLSAARPHPNVFCSYVLLSLLGQFAIHLFFLISSVKEAEKYMPDECIEPDSDFHPNLVNTVSYMVSMMLQVATFAVNYMGHPFNQSIPENKPFLYALLAAVGFFTVITSDLLRDLNDSLKLVPLPVELRNKLIVWAFIMFISCYSWERLLRLAFPGRIPAWKKRQRTAAANLAKKKRI; translated from the exons TTGGCAGATTCATCAGGCCTAACAGATACAGAAGAGATTTACTTTGATTTTAGAAAGCAGCGCTTCATTTATTCAAAGGAGAAAAACACCTTTTGCAAGCTTCCTTACCCTACGAAGGAAACATTTGCATACTACCTGAAATGCACTGGCCATGGCTCTGAAGCTAAAGTTGTTTCTGCAATGGAAAAATGGGGACGAAATGT ATTTGAATATCCACAACCTACGTTCCAGAAATTAATGAAAGAAAACTGCATGGAACCCTTCTTTGTATTTCAG GTGTTTTGCGTGGGACTCTGGTGTTTGGATGAATATTGGTATTACAGTTTGTTCACGCTTTTCATGTTGTTTATGTTCGAGGCGACAATGGCAAAAAGTAGGTTAAAGACTCTAACTGAGCTGAGACGCGTTAGAGTAGATAACCAGACCCTAATGGTGCATCGTTGTGGGAA GTGGGTGAAACTCTCTGGTACTGAACTTTTGCCTGGGGACGTTGTTTCAATTGGACGCTCTTCTGGTCAGCATGGAGAAGATAAGTCTGTACCTGCAGACATGCTCTTGTTGGCTGGAAGTGCTATTGTTAATGAAGCCATTCTCACAGGCGAGTCTACACCCCAATGGAAG GTTTCAGTCATGGgtaaaggaagtgaagagaaacTATCGGCAAAGAGAGATAAAAGCCATGTTTTATTTGGTGGGACAAAAGTATTGCAGCATACTCAGGATAAG AGCTTTCCTCTAAAAGCTCCTGATGGTGGCTGTGTGGCTGTTGTTCTAAGAACTGGATTTGAAACAAGTCAAGGGAAACTGATgcgaacaatttttttttctacagaGAGG GTTACTGCTAATAGCTGGGAAAGTGgacttttcattttattcttaGTTATATTTGCAATTATAGCTGCTGGATATGTTctaaaaaag GGCCTGGAAGATCCCACTAGAAGCAAGTACAAACTTTTTCTTAGTTGTTCACTCATCATTACATCTGTGATTCCTCCTGAGCTGCCAATGGAATTATCTATAGCTGTGAATACATCTCTGATTGCACTGGCACGGCGAGGAATATATTGTACTGAACCTTTTCGTATTCCTTTTGCTGGGAAG GTGGATATATGTTGTTTTGACAAAACTGGAACACTTACATCAGATGACATG GAGTTCCATGGAATTGTTGGGTTGACTGGAAATACTGATATAGAGTCTGACACAACTAAATTGCCAGTGCGAACAGTAGAGATTCTGGCTTCTTGTCATGCATTGGTTTTTGTGGACAACAAGCTG GTTGGTGATCCTCTAGAAAAGGCTGCGCTGAAAGGAATAGACTGGACATATAAATCTGATGAGAAAGCCATGCCAAAGAG GGGGGGTGGCAGTGCTGTTCAGATTATTCAGAGACACCACTTTGCTTCCCATTTGAAAAGAATGGCAGTTGTTGTTCGCATTGAGGAGGAATTTTTTGCTTTTGTGAAG GGTGCTCCAGAAACTATTGAGCATAGGCTCACTGATATACCATCATCATATGTGGAGACTTACAAGAAATATACACGACAAGGATCACGGGTTCTGGCACTTGCTTTCAAGTCCCTTCCAGATATGACA GTTAGCGAAGCCAGAAGCTTGGATAGGGATCTAGTGGAGAATGGCCTTACATTTGCTGGTTTTGCG GTATTCAACTGTCCTATAAGACCAGATTCAGCAGCTGTCCTATCTGAACTGAAAGGATCATCTCATGACTTG GTGATGATTACTGGGGACCAAGCTCTGACTGCTTGCCATGTTGCTAGCCAAGTTCATATTGTATCAAAACCAGCTTTGATTCTTGGTCCAGCAACGAATGGTCAAGGATATGAGTGGATATCACCAGATGAGAAGGAAAGGATCCATTTCAG TGAGAAAGAGGTTGAAGCTTTATCAGAGACGCATGATCTATGTATTGGAGGTGACTGCTTTGAAATGTTACAACAGACAAATGCTGTTCTACGGGTCATTCCATACGTGaag GTTTTTGCAAGAGTTGCTCCTGAACAAAAAGAACTCATCATGACCACTTTTAAAACCGTGGGAAGGGGAACTTTGATGTGTGGTGATGGAACTAATGATGTTGGAGCTCTGAAGCAG GCTCATGTGGGAGTTGCCCTGTTGAATGCGGTGCCTCCTACTCAAACTGGAAACTCTTCTTCAGAAGCATCTAAAGATGAAAGTACCAAGTCTGGCAAATCTAAGAAATCAAAACTTGCATCCGAAGCAGCGGGAAAATCTTATAGCCACGGTGGAGAAGGCTCTTCGAAAGGCAAAGTTGCTACAAGATCTGATTCTACCAACCAATCTGCTGCTAATCGCCACTTGACAGCTGCAGAGATGCAACGCCAGAAGCTAAAGAAACTTATGGATGAGCTGAATGAGGAAGGTGATAGTCGTGCAGCACCCGTTGTCAAGCTTGGTGATGCTTCCATGGCATCACCCTTCACAGCAAAGCATGCATCAGTTTCCCCAACCACTGACATAATTCGTCAAGGCCGCAGTACTCTAGTGACTACCCTCCAGATGTTCAAAATTCTTGGCCTTAACTGCCTTGCCACAGCATATGTGTTGAGTGTCATGAATTTGGATGGAGTCAAACTTGGGGACATCCAGGCTACAATCAGTGGTGTATTTACAGCAGCCTTCTTCCTATTTATTTCGCATGCCCGACCACTCCCAACCCTTTCAGCTGCTCGTCCTCACCCTAATGTCTTTTGCTCGTATGTCTTGCTCTCTCTCTTAGGACAATTTGCTATCCATCTGTTTTTCTTAATCTCGTCGGTAAAAGAGGCAGAAAAATACATGCCTGACGAATGCATCGAGCCAGACTCAGATTTTCATCCCAACCTGGTGAATACGGTTTCATACATGGTGAGCATGATGCTTCAGGTGGCCACCTTTGCTGTGAACTACATGGGGCATCCATTTAACCAGAGCATACCAGAAAACAAGCCATTCTTGTATGCCCTCTTGGCAGCTGTTGGGTTCTTCACGGTTATAACTTCTGATCTGTTGAGAGACTTGAATGATTCATTGAAGTTGGTTCCATTGCCGGTAGAATTGAGAAATAAGCTAATAGTATGGGCTTTCATCATGTTTATTAGCTGTTACTCGTGGGAGAGGTTATTGCGGTTGGCATTCCCAGGGAGAATCCCAGCATGGAAGAAGCGTCAACGCACCGCCGCAGCTAATTTAGCGAAGAAGAAACGAATCTGA